A portion of the Betta splendens chromosome 2, fBetSpl5.4, whole genome shotgun sequence genome contains these proteins:
- the LOC121202740 gene encoding leukocyte immunoglobulin-like receptor subfamily A member 4 has product MFSGESITLTCEIHGGGDTQWAYEWTTTSSNQPANKTGKVLRISRADVNDSGNYWCMGRRNYESTQWSDSITLTVTYKPRASLTSDNTVIAAGGSVTLSCSVDGSDGWKYDWFRSETLIRTNTESSTRITDGGNYYCRGGRGTPVYYTQNSVSVTVEETVSNKAAVKRQHDWPEIFKGEEITLTCEIQAGDTEWEYEWTRGNLRRTPDGSKVWVFTASGSSSGDYKCRGRQKTNSYSFTAWSDPLRLIVTGEFDSFIVTFVMIHYYIQDNFNNH; this is encoded by the exons ATGTTCAGTGGTGAGAGCATCACTCTCACATGTGAGATCCATGGAGGTGGAGACACTCAGTGGGCGTATGAATGGACAACAACCAGCTCAAACCAACCTGCTAATAAAACTGGTAAAGTGTTGAGGATCAGCAGAGCTGATGTGAATGACAGTGGAAACTACTGGTGCATGGGTAGAAGAAACTATGAGTCAACACAGTGGAGTGACTCCATCACACTGACAGTAACAT ATAAACCCAGAGCCTCACTGACATCAGACAACACAGTCatagcagcaggagggagcgtgacactgagctgctctgtggacggttctgatggatggaaatacgactggttcagatcagaaactctgatcagaacaaacactgaatctaGTACCAGAATCACAGATGGAGGCAACtattactgcagaggaggaagaggaaccccagtttactacacacagaacagtgtctcagtcactgttgaggaaacag tttccaacaaggctgctgtaaaaaggcagcatgactggcctgagatattcaaaggagaggagatcactctgacatgtgagatccaggctggagacactgagtgggaatatgaatggacCCGAGGCAACTTAAGAAGAACTCCAGATGGGAGTAAAGTCTGGGTTTTcactgcttctggttccagtaGTGGAGACTACAAGTGTAGGGGTCGACAGAAAACCAACAGTTATTCCTTCACAGCATGGAGTGATCCTCTACGTTTGATAGTAACAGGTGagtttgattcattcattgttacatttgtaatgATTCATTATTACATACAGGACAACTTTAACAATCATTGA